CTGCTTGGTGGGTAGTTTGACTGGGGTGGTCGCCTCCAAAAGAGTAACGGAGGCTTCTAAAGGTGCGCTCAGGCCGATTGGTAACCGGCCGTGGAGTGTAATGGCACAAGCGCGCTTGACTGAGAGACATACAGGTCGAACAGGTAGGAAACTAGAGCATAGTGATCCGGTGGTTCCGCATGGAAGGGCCATCGCTCAAAGGATAAAAGGTACTCCGGGGATAACAGGCTGATCCCTCCCAAGAGCTCATATCGACGGAGTGGTTTGGCACCTCGATGTCGGCTCGTCACATCCCGGGGCTGGAGAAGGTCCCAAGGGTTAGGCTGTTCGCCTATTAAAGTGGCACGCGAGCTGGGTTCAGAACGTCGTGAGACAGTTCGGTCTCTATCTGTTGTGGGCGCGGGAGATTTGCGAGGCCCCGACACTAGTACGAGAGGACCGTGTCGGACCGACCACCGGTGAGCCGGTTGTACCGCCAGGTGCACCGCCGGGTAGCCGCGTCGGGCCAGGATAAGTGCTGAAAGCATCTAAGCACGAAGCCCCCCTCAAGATAAGATCTCCACATAAGGGCCGTCCGAGACGAGGACGTCGATAGGTCGCAGGTGCAAGCGCGGCAACGCGTTCAGCCGAGCGATACTAATCGCCCAAACCCTTTCTCAGGGAGACATCCCTCAAAACATGTAAATAATATTAAACCGGCCGGGTGGCCCCGCGATGGCATCATCAGCGGAGGCAACAGGACCCGTTTCCGGGAGTGGTCCGACGCCAGAGAGTCCCGCGTGCGATCATCGCGGGTCCGTCAGACACACCTTCCGGTGGTGCTTGCCGGAGTGTTACCGGGGACTAATCACGGCACACGGATGCCGTCAAGAGTCACGGTTCGCAGCTTCCAGCGTGCCTTTCTTCTACCGAACTAAGGCGGCCATAGCGTGAGGGCTCCACCTCTTCCCATTCCGAACAGAGCAGTTAAACCTCACCACGTCGATGATACTGCGAAAGCGGGAAAGTAGATAACCGCCCCTTCCCGATCCCCGAGGACCAGAGTCCCCGGGGCTCTTCTTTTATGTGCCCCAAGGGCGGCGGTGGTGCGCACCCTTCCCCGCCCACACTCCATATCCCTCCTCACATTGTCATTGCCACTGGGTGCCATCCTCTCTTTGTCATGGGACGCACTATCACTGTCCCCCTGTCGTCCTGGAGGGGGAGTGCGCCAGTGGAGCGCGGATATGTGTCAGATGAGCCCTCGGACTGTTACCTGTAACAATTTTGTTACAAAAGCATCACATGTGCAACTGCCTGTCATACAGGCATGGACCTGCATTGCCGGCATCATGCGGCCGCCGTGGCGCCAAAAACCGTCATTGATATGCGCGAGCACCGGATGGAACTCCGTAACTTTGGATCACCGGAACGGCATGGCACGCCCAGCCTCCGCACAGACCGGACATAGTTCACACATTCACTAAAGGCGACACCATAATGGCAAACAAGGAATTCGAAAGCAAGCTCATGAGCCTCCAGGGCAACCTGCTGAACTTCGCGTACATGCTCACGTCCGACCGGGACAATGCCTACGACCTCCTGCAGGACACGACCCTGAAGGCCCTCGACAACGAAAGCAAGTACGTCGACAACACCAACTTCAAGGGATGGGTGTTCACCATCATGCGCAACATCTTCATCAACAACTACCGCCGCAGCGTGCGGTCCCAGACCGTCGTAGACCAGACCGAGGACCTCTACCACCTGAACCTCTCGCAGGACTCGGGCCTTGAGAGCCCTGAAGGGTCGTACGGGGCAGGGGAGATCACCGCCGCCATCGACTCCTTCCCCGATGAGTACAGGGTGCCCTTCTCGATGCACGTCGCCGGCTACAAGTACAACGAGATAGCCGAGCGCATGGGCCTACCCCTGGGCACCGTCAAGAGCCGCATATTCTTCGCCCGGAAGAAGCTGCAGGCTCAGTTCAAGGACTACAGGTAGAAGCACCACATCGCGCCTCAGTCCAACCGCGCCCACCAGGGTCCGCCAGGAGGCACGCCTCACAGCCTGCGCCTCACAGAAGCACCCTCCTCCACTGCGCATCTCAAA
The sequence above is drawn from the Duncaniella freteri genome and encodes:
- a CDS encoding RNA polymerase sigma factor, whose product is MMANKEFESKLMSLQGNLLNFAYMLTSDRDNAYDLLQDTTLKALDNESKYVDNTNFKGWVFTIMRNIFINNYRRSVRSQTVVDQTEDLYHLNLSQDSGLESPEGSYGAGEITAAIDSFPDEYRVPFSMHVAGYKYNEIAERMGLPLGTVKSRIFFARKKLQAQFKDYR